A DNA window from Vigna angularis cultivar LongXiaoDou No.4 chromosome 1, ASM1680809v1, whole genome shotgun sequence contains the following coding sequences:
- the LOC108342911 gene encoding ubiquitin-conjugating enzyme E2 2 isoform X2 gives MSTPARKRLMRDFKRLQQDPPAGISGAPQDNNIMLWNAVIFGPDDTPWDGVYADGSICLDILQNQWSPIYDVAAILTSIQSLLCDPNASSPANSEAARMFSENKREYNRRVREIVEQSWTAD, from the exons ATGTCGACACCGGCGAGGAAGAGACTGATGAGGGATTTTAAACGATTGCAGCAAGATCCTCCTGCTGGCATCAGTGGGGCGCCCCAAGACAATAATATTATGCTTTGGAATGCTGTTATCTTTGG ACCAGATGACACCCCTTGGGATGGAG TTTATGCGGATGGAAGTATATGCTTGGACATTTTGCAAAATCAGTGGAGTCCTATCTATGATGTAGCTGCAATTCTTACCTCAATCCAG TCATTGCTATGTGATCCGAATGCTAGTTCTCCTGCGAATTCTGAAGCTGCCCGGATGTTCAGTGAGAACAAGCGTGAATACAACAGAAGAGTCCGTGAGATTGTTGAGCAGAGTTGGACTGCCGATTAA
- the LOC108342911 gene encoding ubiquitin-conjugating enzyme E2 2 isoform X1 has protein sequence MSTPARKRLMRDFKRLQQDPPAGISGAPQDNNIMLWNAVIFGPDDTPWDGGTFKLTLQFTEDYPNKPPTVRFVSRMFHPNIYADGSICLDILQNQWSPIYDVAAILTSIQSLLCDPNASSPANSEAARMFSENKREYNRRVREIVEQSWTAD, from the exons ATGTCGACACCGGCGAGGAAGAGACTGATGAGGGATTTTAAACGATTGCAGCAAGATCCTCCTGCTGGCATCAGTGGGGCGCCCCAAGACAATAATATTATGCTTTGGAATGCTGTTATCTTTGG ACCAGATGACACCCCTTGGGATGGAG GTACGTTTAAGTTGACACTTCAGTTTACAGAGGATTATCCTAATAAGCCACCAACTGTGCGCTTTGTTTCTAGAATGTTTCATCCAAACA TTTATGCGGATGGAAGTATATGCTTGGACATTTTGCAAAATCAGTGGAGTCCTATCTATGATGTAGCTGCAATTCTTACCTCAATCCAG TCATTGCTATGTGATCCGAATGCTAGTTCTCCTGCGAATTCTGAAGCTGCCCGGATGTTCAGTGAGAACAAGCGTGAATACAACAGAAGAGTCCGTGAGATTGTTGAGCAGAGTTGGACTGCCGATTAA
- the LOC108342901 gene encoding probable LRR receptor-like serine/threonine-protein kinase At1g14390, whose translation MKNLRVCFTYFFLAIVLVLLTPSSVAQLSTSENRILFQVQKLLEYPQALQGWTRWTNLCFLPPSSSLKIVCSNGHLTELTIIGNKTSPSSHNPQAGSWTSLQTLSGKFSIDSFFTVMTKLSNLKVLSLVSLGLWGPLPSKINRFWSLEVLNISSNFIYGEIPPSISSMMNLRSLVLVNNLFNGSVPDLQRLTSLEELNLGGNKLGPEFPLVGKNLVTIILRNNSLRSRIPPEIEHFDKLQVFDVSSNDVFGNIPSFLMSMPSLHSLNLAANHLSGNLSVNKACSSSLTFVDISHNLLVGKLPACLGSMSSKATVLYSGNCFSTKSLNNQHPSSFCKREGALAVKPPAKKPRNDSNSGAKLGVVIGIIGGAVVIAGLLVFLIVFIFRKTNGERSHHKMDKSVANKYSASASPGPNGTRHIPQAMKQAALGLPPYRIFTSEEIEDATNNFDPSNLIEEGSQGQLYKGWLRDGSVVLVNCVKIRQKGLPHSIMQQIEVLPNLRHRHMVSVLGHCIITEQEHPQTTSTVFIVFEHISNVSLRDQLADGRKREMLKWPQRMAMSIGIARGVQFLHTGVAPGIYGNNLKIENILLDDSLNAKVSRYSIPLPSKSAHNEHIATNHMGSTNNAEKEDIYQLGVILLEVITGKEIASPSEIEEMKDELENGSSEATSVLKSVIDPSLRGTYAYESMKTAIHITINCLSKVSSQRPSIEDVLWNLQYSMQVQESWTSSGNLSTKL comes from the exons ATGAAGAACCTGAGGGTTTGTTTCACTTACTTTTTTCTTGCAATCGTTCTTGTTCTGCTTACTCCTTCCTCGGTTGCACAGCTATCAACAAGTGAGAATAGAATTCTATTCCAAGTTCAGAAGCTTCTTGAATATCCTCAAGCTCTTCAAGGGTGGACAAGATGGACCAACTTGTGCTTCCTCCCTCCCTCTTCTTCCCTCAAGATAGTTTGCTCAAATGGTCATTTGACAGAACTAACTATCATTGGAAACAAGACCTCCCCATCTTCACACAATCCCCAGGCAGGTTCCTGGACTTCCCTTCAAACACTTTCAGGAAAATTCTCCATCGATTCTTTCTTCACTGTCATGACAAAGCTTTCAAATTTGAAGGTGTTGTCCTTAGTGTCCTTGGGTTTGTGGGGTCCTTTACCATCCAAAATCAACAGGTTTTGGTCCCTGGAAGTGCTAAACATTAGCTCAAATTTCATTTATGGGGAAATTCCACCATCCATATCCTCAATGATGAATCTAAGGAGTCTCGTTTTGGTTAATAATCTCTTCAATGGAAGTGTCCCTGATCTCCAGAGATTAACTTCTCTTGAAGAGCTCAACTTGGGAGGTAACAAACTGGGTCCTGAATTCCCTTTAGTGGGAAAGAATCTTGTCACTATAATCTTGAGAAATAATTCACTGAGATCTCGTATTCCTCCAGAGATTGAACACTTCGACAAACTTCAGGTATTTGATGTATCTTCCAATGATGTTTTTGGAAACATCCCGTCCTTTCTTATGTCTATGCCTTCCCTTCATTCCCTAAACTTGGCTGCAAACCATCTAAGTGGTAACCTCTCAGTGAATAAGGCATGTAGTTCTTCACTAACATTTGTGGATATCTCACACAACCTTCTGGTTGGAAAATTGCCTGCGTGCCTTGGTTCAATGTCTTCAAAGGCCACAGTACTATATTCTGGAAATTGTTTCTCAACCAAAAGCTTAAATAATCAGCATCCATCTTCTTTTTGCAAGAGAGAGGGAGCTTTAGCTGTTAAGCCTCCAGCTAAAAAGCCGCGGAATGATTCAAATTCGGGTGCCAAACTAGGCGTAGTGATTGGAATAATTGGAGGAGCTGTAGTAATTGCTGGACTTCTGGTTTTTCTCATTGTGTTCATCTTTAGAAAGACCAATGGAGAAAGATCACATCATAAAATGGACAAATCTGTTGCTAATAAATATTCTGCCAGTGCATCTCCTGGACCAAACGGTACAA GACATATTCCTCAGGCCATGAAGCAAGCTGCACTTGGACTTCCACCATACCGTATTTTCACATCAGAGGAAATTGAAGATGCAACAAATAACTTTGACCCATCAAATTTAATAGAAGAGGGATCACAAGGAcag CTATATAAAGGTTGGCTTAGAGATGGTTCAGTGGTCCTAGTTAATTGTGTTAAAATAAGGCAGAAAGGTCTCCCCCACAGCATCATGCAGCAAATAGAGGTATTACCCAATTTGAGGCACAGGCACATGGTGAGTGTTCTAGGACACTGTATCATTACTGAACAGGAACATCCCCAAACAACAAGCACAGTCTTCATCGTATTTGAGCACATCTCAAATGTGTCGTTAAGGGATCAACTTGCAG ATGGGAGAAAGAGGGAAATGCTGAAATGGCCACAAAGAATGGCAATGAGCATAGGCATTGCAAGAGGAGTCCAGTTCTTACACACAGGAGTTGCTCCTGGCATATATGGCAACAATTTAAAGATTGAGAACATTCTGTTGGATGATAGTCTCAATGCAAAAGTTAGTAGATACAGTATTCCATTGCCATCCAAG AGTGCACATAATGAACACATTGCCACCAATCATATGGGCAG CACAAATAATGCAGAAAAGGAAGACATCTATCAGCTGGGCGTTATTCTTCTTGAAGTTATCACTGGCAAAGAAATTGCTTCCCCTAGTGAAATAGAGGAGATGAAGGATGAG CTGGAGAATGGTTCATCAGAAGCAACATCAGTACTTAAAAGTGTAATTGATCCTTCACTGCGAGGAACTTATGCTTATGAATCAATGAAGACTGCAATTCATATTACCATCAACTGTCTCTCCAAGGTCTCTAGCCAGCGTCCTTCAATAGAGGATGTTCTTTGGAATTTACAATACTCAATGCAAGTTCAAGAGTCATGGACCAGCAGTGGAAACCTCAGCACAAAGTTGTAA